The following proteins are co-located in the Gossypium hirsutum isolate 1008001.06 chromosome A02, Gossypium_hirsutum_v2.1, whole genome shotgun sequence genome:
- the LOC107951579 gene encoding sucrose transport protein SUC2, protein MENGYINPAPSPLRKIITVASIAAGIQFGWALQLSLLTPYVQTLGVPHAWAAFIWLCGPISGLLVQPIVGYNSDRCTSRFGRRRPFIVIGALSVSIAVFLIGFAKDIGHHAGDSLKRTTKPRAVAIFVVGFWILDVANNMLQGPCRALLADLSANDHKKMRTANGWFSFFMAVGNVLGYAAGSYSHLYKIFPFTKTTACDMYCANLKSCFTIDIMILLLVTVTAVTTVKEDPFTKQIQDDGSKESTPFIGEMIAAFKSLKKPMWILLLVTCLNWIAWFPFLLFDTDWMGKEIYGGEAKGDAHKIKLYGDGVRAGALGLMINSIVLGLTSLGLEPAGRLIGGVKNLWAIVNFILCACLASTVLITKMAEAWRQHHGSPLTHPPLNITGSALAVFGVLGIPLAVTYSIPFALASIYCSSTGGGQGLSLGVLNLSIVIPQMFVSVISGPLDDAFGGGNLPAFVLGSIAAAVSALLAILALPNPPKQVSLSPGMGGGH, encoded by the exons ATGGAGAACGGATATATCAACCCGGCACCAAGTCCACTTAGGAAAATCATCACGGTTGCATCCATTGCTGCCGGCATCCAGTTTGGGTGGGCTCTGCAGCTGTCTCTCCTGACACCCTACGTCCAGACCCTTGGTGTACCCCACGCTTGGGCTGCTTTCATTTGGCTTTGCGGTCCCATTTCTGGCCTTCTGGTTCAACCCATCGTGGGATACAACAGTGACCGTTGCACCTCTCGGTTCGGCCGACGCCGACCCTTTATTGTCATTGGAGCTCTCTCTGTCTCCATAGCTGTCTTCCTCATCGGTTTCGCCAAAGACATTGGCCACCATGCGGGAGATTCCTTGAAGAGAACGACCAAACCGAGAGCTGTAGCCATCTTTGTCGTCGGGTTTTGGATCCTCGACGTGGCTAACAACATGTTGCAAGGTCCGTGTCGAGCTCTCCTCGCGGACCTCTCGGCTAATGACCACAAAAAGATGAGAACCGCGAACGGGTGGTTCTCGTTTTTCATGGCGGTCGGCAACGTGTTGGGTTACGCCGCCGGTTCTTACTCCCACCTTTACAAGATCTTCCCTTTCACCAAAACCACAGCCTGCGACATGTACTGTGCAAATCTCAAATCATGCTTCACCATAGACATCATGATCCTCTTGTTAGTAACAGTAACCGCAGTCACAACCGTGAAGGAAGATCCCTTTACCAAGCAAATCCAAGATGATGGGAGCAAAGAATCGACTCCTTTCATAGGTGAAATGATAGCAGCTTTCAAGAGCTTGAAGAAACCAATGTGGATCCTGCTGCTAGTGACTTGCCTCAATTGGATAGCTTGGTTCCCATTCTTGTTGTTCGACACTGACTGGATGGGCAAAGAGATTTACGGTGGGGAAGCCAAGGGAGATGCACATAAAATTAAGCTTTACGGTGATGGGGTTCGAGCTGGTGCATTAGGGTTGATGATTAACTCCATCGTCTTGGGGTTGACTTCACTGGGGTTAGAGCCTGCAGGGCGGTTGATCGGTGGAGTCAAGAACTTGTGGGCAATCGTCAACTTCATCTTGTGTGCGTGCTTGGCGTCTACGGTGTTGATCACAAAGATGGCTGAGGCTTGGAGACAACACCATGGGTCCCCACTCACCCATCCTCCATTGAACATTACAGGCTCTGCTTTGGCTGTATTCGGTGTCTTGGGTATTCCACTTGCG GTAACATACAGTATTCCATTCGCTTTGGCATCCATCTACTGTTCTAGTACTGGTGGTGGTCAAG GTCTTTCTCTAGGAGTGCTAAACTTGTCTATAGTTATCCCACAG ATGTTCGTATCAGTAATTAGTGGACCGTTGGATGATGCATTCGGGGGTGGCAACTTGCCTGCTTTTGTGCTGGGGTCCATAGCGGCTGCTGTCAGTGCGTTGTTGGCTATATTGGCATTGCCGAACCCACCTAAACAAGTGTCCCTTTCGCCAGGAATGGGTGGTGGCcattaa